In Nocardia higoensis, the following proteins share a genomic window:
- a CDS encoding ribose-5-phosphate isomerase: MRVYLGADHAGFELKNHVKAHLEQAGHDVVDCGALEYDALDDYPAFCIEAARRTVADPGSLGLVFGGSGNGEQIAANKVPGARCALAWSVETAKLAREHNNAQLIGIGGRMHSTEEALAIVDAFVSTAWSEEPRHQRRIDILAEYEKSGEAPAVPAY, translated from the coding sequence ATGCGCGTATACCTTGGTGCCGACCATGCCGGCTTCGAACTGAAGAATCACGTGAAGGCTCATCTCGAGCAGGCGGGCCACGACGTCGTGGACTGCGGCGCGCTGGAATACGACGCTCTCGACGACTACCCTGCCTTCTGCATCGAGGCCGCGCGCCGCACCGTCGCCGATCCGGGCAGCCTCGGCCTGGTGTTCGGCGGCTCCGGCAACGGCGAGCAGATCGCCGCCAACAAGGTGCCCGGCGCCCGCTGCGCGCTGGCCTGGAGCGTGGAGACCGCCAAGCTCGCCCGCGAGCACAACAATGCCCAGCTGATCGGCATCGGCGGGCGCATGCACTCCACCGAGGAGGCGCTGGCCATCGTCGACGCCTTCGTCTCGACCGCCTGGTCGGAGGAGCCGCGCCATCAGCGCCGCATCGACATCCTGGCCGAATACGAGAAGTCCGGCGAAGCTCCCGCGGTACCCGCGTACTGA